From a single Raphanus sativus cultivar WK10039 chromosome 3, ASM80110v3, whole genome shotgun sequence genomic region:
- the LOC108845509 gene encoding mitogen-activated protein kinase kinase 6 codes for MAPMKLKSNLKQLKLSVPAQQTPISSFLTASGTFHDGDFLLNQKGLRLVVPYEKQSTPSDRKELDFEITAEDLETVKVIGKGSGGVVQLVRHKWAGKLFAMKVIQMNIQEEIRKQIVQELKINQASSQCPHVVVCYHSFYHNGAFSLVLQYMDRGSLADVIRQFNTILEPYLAVVCKQVLQGLVYLHNERHVIHRDIKPSNLLVNHKGEVKISDFGVSASLASSMGQRDTFVGTYNYMSPERISGSAYDYSSDIWSLGMSVLECAIGRFPYLESEDQQNPPSFYELLAAIVENPPPTAPSDQFSPEFCSFVSACIQKNPAARASSLDLLSHPFIKKFEDKDIDLGILVGTLEPPVNYLR; via the exons atggcgcCGATGAAGCTGAAATCAAACTTGAAGCAGCTTAAGCTCTCCGTCCCAGCTCAACAAACCCCAATCTCTTCCTTCTT GACTGCAAGTGGAACGTTTCACGATGGAGATTTTCTACTGAACCAGAAGGGGCTGAGGCTGGTGGTGCCATATGAGAAGCAATCAACG CCATCTGATAGAAAGGAGCTTGATTTCGAAATCACCGCTGAAGACTTGGAGACTGTGAAAGTCATCGGAAAAGGAAGCGGCGGAGTTGTTCAGTTAGTTCGACATAAATGGGCTGGCAAACTCTTTGCTATGAAG GTTATACAGATGAACATACAAGAAGAAATCCGGAAGCAAATTGTCCAGGAGCTCAAAATAAACCAAGCTTCTTCTCAGTGTCCACATGTTGTTGTCTGCTACCACTCTTTCTATCACAACGGAGCCTTTTCCCTTGTGCTCCAGTACATGGACCGTGGTTCTCTTGCGGATGTCATACGACAATTCAACACTATTCTCGAGCCTTACCTTGCTGTTGTCTGTAAACAG GTTTTGCAAGGACTTGTGTACCTGCACAACGAAAGACATGTCATACACAGAGACATTAAACCATCAAACCTTCTTGTGAACCATAAAGGAGAAGTGAAAATCTCTGATTTTGGTGTCAGTGCAAGTCTTGCTAGCTCCATGGGACAGAGGGACACATTTGTTGGAACTTACAACTATATGTCG CCTGAGAGGATCAGTGGAAGCGCATATGACTACAGCAGCGACATCTGGAGTTTGGGCATGTCAGTGTTAGAATGTGCAATAGGAAGATTCCCTTATTTGGAATCCGAAGATCAGCAGAACCCGCCTAGCTTTTATGAGCTTTTGGCAGCAATCGTAGAGAATCCACCACCAACTGCTCCTTCTGATCAATTCTCACCTGAGTTCTGCTCCTTTGTATCAGCCTG CATACAGAAAAATCCTGCAGCAAGAGCATCATCCTTGGACCTCTTG AGTCATCCATTCATAAAAAAGTTTGAGGACAAGGATATTGATCTCGGCATACTTGTCGGCACTTTGGAACCACCTGTTAACTACCTTAGATAA
- the LOC108846510 gene encoding B3 domain-containing protein REM20-like — MSGSEEEDDVLPRFSKVFLSQTASESMAIPKSFSEHLEDPLPQTAKLQGIGGGVWTVSFKKIRDRAYFTSGWSKFAEDHELKDGEFLTFVYDGSHTFEVSVFGLSGCKEIRAAVETVNLSDVDSDKKEEEEEGEGDDDDPSFDAGEDDEASQSVDTVSNAEVVEGFSNLEVESNPCFTTTLKSRIYELLIPANVVRKHKLKFCDRIKYIDGEGIMHGVRGKWTDDRIFFKGWNKICRRNRLKEHDTVHCEMLHIRKKVHSIKITVTRG, encoded by the exons ATGTCTGGAAGTGAGGAGGAAGATGATGTTCTTCCCCGTTTCTCCAAGGTCTTCCTCTCACAAACCGCTTCTGAATCGATG GCGATTCCAAAGTCTTTCAGTGAGCATCTTGAAGACCCACTGCCACAAACAGCTAAGCTCCAAGGCATTGGAGGTGGTGTTTGGACCGTGAGCTTCAAGAAAATACGTGACCGTGCGTATTTCACTTCTGGGTGGTCCAAGTTTGCAGAGGACCATGAGCTTAAGGACGGAGAGTTCTTGACCTTTGTCTACGACGGTTCCCACACTTTTGAAGTCAGTGTCTTTGGTCTTTCCGGATGTAAAGAGATAAGAGCTGCTGTGGAGACAGTCAACCTCTCTGATGTTGATTctgacaaaaaagaagaagaagaagaaggagaaggtgatgatgatgatccttcATTCGATGCTGGTGAAGATGATGAAGCCAGCCAGAGTGTTGACACTGTATCTAATGCTGAAG TTGTTGAAGGGTTTTCGAATTTGGAGGTTGAGTCTAATCCATGCTTTACTACCACCCTCAAGAGCAGGATCTATGAGCTG TTGATTCCTGCAAATGTGGTGAGAAAACATAAGCTTAAATTTTGTGACCGCATCAAGTACATTGATGGAGAAGGGATCATGCATGGGGTTAGAGGAAAATGGACTGATGATAGGATTTTCTTCAAAGGATGGAACAAGATTTGTAGAAGGAACAGGCTTAAAGAGCATGATACTGTCCACTGTGAGATGCTTCACATCAGGAAAAAAGTTCACTCAATCAAGATCACAGTCACACGTGGTTGA
- the LOC108846091 gene encoding profilin-5-like — protein MSWQTYVDDHLMCDLGDEQRLTAAAIIGHDGSVWAQSANFPQLKPEEIEGINKDFAEPGTLAPTGLFINGAKYMVIQGEPNAVIRGKKGAGGVTIKKTTMALVFGIYEEPVTPGQCNMVVERLGDYLIESGL, from the exons ATGTCGTGGCAGACATACGTCGACGATCACTTGATGTGCGATCTCGGGGACGAACAGCGCCTCACCGCCGCCGCAATTATCGGCCATGACGGTAGCGTCTGGGCTCAGAGCGCAAATTTCCCTCag TTGAAGCCTGAGGAAATCGAAGGCATCAACAAAGACTTCGCAGAGCCTGGAACACTTGCCCCGACGGGATTGTTCATCAATGGCGCAAAGTACATGGTAATCCAAGGAGAGCCAAATGCTGTCATTCGAGGAAAGAAG GGAGCTGGTGGTGTTACCATAAAGAAGACCACCATGGCTTTAGTCTTTGGTATCTATGAGGAACCGGTGACTCCTGGACAGTGCAATATGGTTGTGGAGAGGCTCGGTGACTACTTGATTGAATCAGGGCTCTGA
- the LOC108842775 gene encoding ATP-dependent 6-phosphofructokinase 7-like produces MSSPKIVNGSGGYILQDVPHLIDYLPDLPTYQNPLKDNPAYSVVKQYFVDTEDTVPEKIIVHKDGPRGIHFRRAGPRQKVYFESDEVHACIVTCGGLCPGLNTVIRELVSSLSYMYGVKRILGIDGGYKGFYAKNTIPLNSKVVNDIHKRGGTIIGTSRGGHDTTKIVDSIQDRGINQVYIIGGDGTQRGASKIYEEIRRRGLKVAVVGIPKTIDNDIPVIDRSFGFDTAVEEAQRAINAAHVEAESNENGIGFVKLMGRHSGFIAMYATLASRDVDCCLIPESPFYLEGEGGLFEYIEKRLKEHGHMVIVLAEGAGQEMMSKSMESNTLEDASGNKLLKDVGLWLSQSIKDHFKKIKMVMNLKYIDPTYMIRAIPSNAADNVYCTLLAQSAVHGAMAGYTGYTSGLVHGRQTYIPFYRITEKQNKVVITDRMWARLLSSTNQPSFLGPKDISEAKKEKAPPTDGEICNGVVDIPPVTKEITK; encoded by the exons ATGTCTAGTCCGAAGATCGTCAACGGTTCTGGTGGTTATATACTACAAGACGTTCCGCATCTCATCGATTATCTTCCTGACCTTCCT ACTTATCAAAATCCATTAAAAGACAATCCAGCTTACTCAGTGGTTAA GCAATACTTTGTTGATACAGAAGATACTGTACCTGAGAAG ATTATAGTCCACAAAGATGGTCCAAGAGGAATCCATTTCAGACGCGCTGGTCCACGCCAAAAGGTTTACTTCGAGTCAGATGAAGTCCATGCTTGCATTGTTACATGTGGAGGTCTCTGTCCCGGTCTCAATACCGTGATTAGAGAACTCGTGAGCAGCTTATCATACATGTATGGAGTAAAGAGAATCCTTGGAATCGAT GGTGGATACAAGGGATTCTATGCCAAGAACACGATCCCTTTGAACTCTAAAGTCGTGAACGATATCCATAAACGCGGAGGAACAATCATCGGTACCTCACGAGGTGGACATGATACCACAAAGATTGTTGATAGCATCCAAGATCGAGGAATCAACCAGGTTTACATTATTGGTGGAGACGGAACACAGAGAGGAGCTTCAAAAATATATGAG GAGATTAGGAGACGTGGACTTAAAGTTGCTGTGGTTGGAATACCCAAGACGATCGATAACGATATACCAGTAATAGATAGATCTTTTGGGTTTGACACTGCTGTGGAGGAAGCTCAACGAGCTATCAACGCAGCACATGTTGAAGCTGAGAGTAATGAGAATGGTATCGGTTTTGTTAAGCTTATGGGTCGTCACAgtg GTTTTATAGCGATGTATGCTACATTAGCAAGCAGAGATGTTGATTGCTGCTTGATTCCGGAGTCACCATTTTACCTTGAAGGAGAAGGTGGACTCTTTGAGTACATAGAGAAACGGCTCAAGGAGCATGGTCACATGGTGATTGTTCTTGCTGAAGGAGCAGGACAAGAAATGATGTCCAAAAGCATGGAGTCTAACACTCTTGAGGACGCGTCTGGTAACAAGCTTCTCAAAGATGTCGGCTTGTGGCTATCACAGAGCATCAAg GATCATTTCAAGAAGATCAAGATGGTTATGAACCTCAAATATATTG ATCCTACATACATGATCAGGGCGATTCCAAGCAATGCGGCAGACAATGTATACTGTACACTTCTTGCTCAGAGTGCGGTTCATGGTGCAATGGCTGGTTACACTGGCTACACTAGTGGTCTTGTCCATGGAAGACAAACATACATCCCTTTCTAC AGGATAACAGAGAAACAGAACAAAGTGGTGATTACGGATAGAATGTGGGCAAGGCTGTTGTCTTCTACTAATCAACCAAGTTTCTTGGGCCCTAAGGATATATCTGAGGCCAAGAAAGAGAAGGCGCCTCCTACTGACGGTGAAATATGTAACGGAGTTGTTGATATACCTCCGGTGACTAAAGAGATAACTAagtga